In Plasmodium malariae genome assembly, chromosome: 11, the following proteins share a genomic window:
- the H2A gene encoding histone H2A, putative: protein MSAKGKTGRKKAVKGTSNSAKAGLQFPVGRIGRYLKKGKYAKRVGAGAPVYLAAVLEYLCAEILELAGNAARDNKKSRITPRHIQLAVRNDEELNKFLAGVTFASGGVLPNIHNVLLPKKSQLKSGGTANNDY, encoded by the coding sequence atgtcAGCAAAAGGAAAAACTGGTCGAAAGAAGGCTGTGAAGGGAACCTCGAATTCTGCAAAGGCAGGACTACAATTCCCCGTTGGAAGAATTGGAAgatatttgaaaaaaggaaaatatgcAAAGAGAGTAGGAGCAGGAGCACCTGTATATTTAGCAGCAGTTTTGGAATACTTGTGTGCAGAAATTTTAGAACTAGCTGGAAATGCGGCAAGAGATAATAAAAAGTCAAGAATAACCCCAAGGCACATACAATTAGCTGTTAGAAATGACGAAGAATTGAATAAGTTTTTAGCAGGTGTTACTTTTGCCTCAGGAGGAGTATTACCAAATATTcataatgtattattaccAAAGAAATCGCAATTGAAATCTGGTGGAACTGCAAATAATgactattaa
- the PmUG01_11045300 gene encoding 60S ribosomal protein L27a, putative, translating to MATRFKKHRKKRGHVSAGHGRVGKHRKHPGGRGKAGGMHHMRINFDKYHPGYFGKVGMRHFNLLKNRKFCPTINIDRLWGLLPEKKKKEFSENKNIVPVIDVTRKGYFKVLGNGALRCGQPIVVKARYFSKRAEKKIKAVGGQCMLVA from the exons atggCAACTAGATTTAAGAAACACAGAAAGAAGAGAGGACATGTATCAGCTGGTCATGGTCGTGTGGGAAAGCACAGAAAACATCCAGGTGGAAGAGGAAAAGCAGGGGGTATGCATCACATGAGAATAAATTTCGACAAATATCACCCAGGGTACTTTGGAAAG GTCGGTATGAGGCATTTCAATTTATTGAAAAACCGTAAATTTTGTCCAACAATAAACATCGATAGATTGTGGGGTTTGTTaccagaaaaaaaaaaaaaagaatttagtgagaataaaaatattgttccTGTTATTGATGTGACAAGGAAAGGATACTTTAAAGTGTTAGGAAATGGGGCGTTAAGATGTGGTCAGCCCATTGTAGTAAAAGCAAGATACTTTTCTAAAAGGGCAGAGAAGAAAATTAAAGCAGTAGGAGGTCAGTGTATGTTAGTTGCATGA
- the PmUG01_11045600 gene encoding conserved Plasmodium protein, unknown function: MNSKPDRSLTEEQSLEYYRDIDDSVNGNINLEDNNSDYFKFQGKKYDEQAAEKGSMDSLNSLNSKNNLNSKNSLNSKNNMNNKNNMNNKNNLNVQVNFEESLINEFYLNNSKTNSSDHYKHEMNKEMEKKSNFNNLDEDLKNKQNILKSIEDNEEGKEMKMSKESVYSSVINVDDPINKVYENTNQGTQDIINVIQRNDISSENAFVNNANKKFNYEDRIHMYSECDGGERSNDDDGRHGNGNGNRHKGENEDRHEGENEDRHEGENEDRHEGENEDRHYDSDKGKHDDSDRVMQSNNACDNNNNSTRINYNQPVLIIHNYDRTENKDKDKDMDIDKDMDIDKDMDIDKDLHIYKDLHIDKDMDIDKDLHIDKDLHIDKDLHIDKDMDIDKDLHIDKDMDIDKDLHIYKDLHIDKDLHIDKDLHIDKDMDIDKDLHIIRIDMDIDKDLHIYKDLHIDKDMDIDKDLHIDKDLHIDKDLHIDKDLHIDKDLHIDKDLHIYKDMDMDMEKRRKSGANENTKNSVEFHKIKNKELAKGKKSKGKNKNKYKNKFFLLFKKKVSPNTILQDRENINNENASDNAELKGKSKNDDVQGSDDDYICSKGRYNSCTNENINIRHIDSNNTYTNEINTLRSKYKNNVCPDDNNNAFIHDINNIWIDNNNSACTNNNKNAICTDYNNDIRSSENNDGYCSNNKAASSALHTKTINGNVSAISAAADEGEGKKELMLNVDHTNGKRNFFGNNTFFYNNSSFVSIQQSVKDIQNPMDIQNDENSKKEKEEYKNISSPIREGSYIQSHRIEDNIILELQNEHMSEKNFEKRNKSHEEKKEIVDSISKKIYSFEKIKSFVSNNTFLKDKKSLLIEKKSQLSKEVNFFCSNYNVLLCFILYILCFGLIFSSLFYDSWKIHDLELKSVSMLKNVQVHIGATTIRRIQKLSDKNGDVTLSIDKEQQMDSLINNNLCKAISINELENFLLDLAYKNMLKTVHEPNDITKKIITDDYLMKALKNPGDVGLLSDEKLVLTRKYIFGPTIYNLECKFLEKLKKAGSFHKILLFVILIFLLISICLLLHIILHYKTVQNIQRFKYISFVLVNLALITLISSVFSINRVYNIPLCVQSDGSSDICIDGKSIHLIRSSIILIIFSNLFFCKFINIVHGKSSTMEESIV; the protein is encoded by the exons atgaacTCTAAACCGGATAGAAGTCTAACTGAGGAACAGTCCCTTGAATATTATAGGGATATAGATGACTCAGTAAATGGTAACATAAATTTAGAGGATAATAATTCGGACTACTTCAAATTTCAGGGTAAGAAATATGATGAACAAGCTGCAGAAAAAGGCAGCATGGACAGCCTGAACAGCCTGAACAGTAAGAACAACCTGAACAGTAAGAACAGCCTGAACAGCAAGAACAACATGAACAACAAGAACAACATGAACAACAAGAACAACCTGAACGTTCAGGTAAATTTTGAAGAAAGTTTAATAAACgaattttatttgaataactCTAAAACGAATTCGTCTGACCATTATAAACACGAAATGAACAaggaaatggaaaaaaaaagtaattttaataatttggatgaagatttgaaaaataaacaaaatatattaaaaagtattgAAGATAATGAAGAAGGAaaggaaatgaaaatgaGTAAAGAGAGTGTGTATAGCAGTGTGATCAATGTAGATGATCCTATTAATAAGGTATATGAAAATACGAACCAGGGTACACaagatattataaatgtCATTCAAAGAAATGATATTTCTAGTGAAAACGCATTTGTGAataatgcaaataaaaagttCAATTATGAGGATAGAATCCACATGTACAGCGAATGCGATGGAGGTGAGCGCAGTAACGATGATGATGGTAGACACGGCAATGGAAATGGTAATAGGCACAAAGGTGAGAATGAAGATAGGCACGAAGGTGAGAATGAAGATAGGCACGAAGGTGAGAATGAAGATAGGCACGAAGGTGAGAATGAAGATAGGCACTATGATAGCGATAAAGGTAAACACGACGATAGTGACAGAGTCATGCAGAGTAACAATGCAtgtgataataataacaacagcACACGAATCAATTACAACCAGCCCGTTCtgattatacataattacGATAGAACAGAGAATAAGGATAAGGATAAGGATATGGATATAGATAAGGATATGGATATAGATAAAGATATGGATATAGATAAggatttgcatatatataaggatTTGCATATAGATAAGGATATGGATATAGATAAGGATTTGCATATAGATAAGGATTTGCATATAGATAAGGATTTGCATATAGATAAGGATATGGATATAGATAAGGATTTGCATATAGATAAGGATATGGATATAGATAAggatttgcatatatataaggatTTGCATATAGATAAGGATTTGCATATAGATAAGGATTTGCATATAGATAAGGATATGGATATAGATAAGGATTTGCATATAATAAGGATT GATATGGATATAGATAAggatttgcatatatataaggatTTGCATATAGATAAGGATATGGATATAGATAAGGATTTGCATATAGATAAGGATTTGCATATAGATAAGGATTTGCATATAGATAAGGATTTGCATATAGATAAGGATTTGCATATAGATAAggatttgcatatatataaagacaTGGATATGGATATGGAAAAACGGCGAAAAAGTGGAGCAAacgaaaatacaaaaaacaGTGTAGAGTTTCACAAAATTAAGAACAAAGAATTAgcaaaaggaaagaaaagtaaagggaaaaacaaaaataaatataaaaacaaatttttccttttatttaaaaaaaaagtttctCCTAATACAATTTTGCAGGACagagaaaatataaacaatgaGAATGCGTCTGATAATGCGGAACTTAAgggaaaaagtaaaaatgacGATGTGCAAGGCAGTGACGATGACTATATTTGCAGTAAAGGCAGATATAATTCATGTACTAATGAAAATATCAATATACGCCACATTGACagtaataatacatatactaATGAAATTAACACTCTTAGAAGCAAATACAAGAACAACGTTTGCCCCGACGACAATAACAATGCTTTCATCCATGACATAAATAACATCTGGATcgataataataacagcGCTTGCaccaataataataagaatgcTATTTGCACCGATTACAATAACGATATTCGCAGCAGTGAGAACAACGATGGTTACTGCAGTAATAATAAGGCCGCCTCATCCGCACTGCATACAAAGACGATAAATGGTAACGTCAGTGCGATTTCGGCAGCGGCAGATGAAGGggaaggaaaaaaggaactAATGTTAAATGTGGATCATACTAATGGTAAGAGAAATTTTTTTGGTAAcaacacatttttttataacaattcATCTTTTGTAAGTATACAGCAGAGTGTGAAGGATATACAAAATCCCATGGATATacaaaatgatgaaaattcgaaaaaagaaaaagaggaatataaaaatattagtagTCCTATTAGAGAAGGTAGTTATATTCAATCCCATAGAATAGAAGACAATATCATTTTAGAATTACAGAATGAGCATATgagtgaaaaaaattttgaaaaaagaaataagtcgcatgaagagaaaaaagaaatagtaGATTcgataagtaaaaaaatatacagttTTGAGAAGATTAAATCTTTTGTTTCAAATAacacttttttaaaagataagaaAAGCTTACTTATAGAAAAGAAGTCTCAGCTAAGCAAggaagtaaattttttttgttctaatTATAACGTCTTATTgtgtttcattttatatatattatgttttggattaatattttcttcattattttatgattCTTGGAAAATACATGATTTAGAATTAAAATCAGTCAGTATGCTAAAGAATGTACAAGTACATATAGGTGCAACGACTATACGAAGAATACAAAAACTTTCAGACAAAAATGGGGATGTAACTCTTTCTATTGATAAAGAACAGCAAATGgattcattaataaataataatttatgtaaagcTATAAGTATAAATGAACTGGAAAACTTTTTACTTGACTTagcttataaaaatatgctaAAAACAGTACATGAACCGAatgatataacaaaaaaaataataactgatgattatttaatgaaagcATTAAAAAATCCTGGAGATGTTGGACTACTCAGTGACGAAAAACTTGTATTAAcacgtaaatatattttcggTCCTACAATCTATAATTTagaatgtaaatttttagaaaaattaaaaaaggcaggctcttttcataaaattcttttatttgtaatattgatatttctattaatatCCATCTgcttattattacatattattcTACATTATAAGACTGTGCAGAATATACAAAGATTTAAATACATTTCTTTTGTTCTGGTAAATTTGGCATTAATAACTCTAATTTCATCTGTTTTTTCCATAAACcgtgtatataatattcccCTATGTGTTCAGAGTGATGGAAGCTCAGATATATGTATTGATGGGAAGTCCATTCATTTAATTCGTTCATCTATCatcttaataattttttctaatttattcttttgcaaatttataaatatcgTGCACGGTAAGAGCAGTACGATGGAAGAGTCAATCGTCTAA
- the PmUG01_11045400 gene encoding conserved Plasmodium protein, unknown function, whose product MDKEQNEVDDWTEWLNDDDEKREVFNTEYTSKDDAIKKEILQNNLDDIADFLDISDNNSNIKIKNRTNNEENETPVKSKIQEKIITLESTPLNSIKDCEALGEILASRIQKCKAKSVAIERFLSIILQACDGKLEDKELQCVNRKIQEIIEQREKKKRYAQINKKKPNEVKNSMKNYKDEVDMIYGDLSYDEDEYENEGADEYFEEY is encoded by the exons ATGG ATAAGGAACAAAACGAAGTTGACGACTGGACCGAGTGGTTAAATGATGATGACGAAAAAAGGGAAGTGTTCAACACGGAATATACATCAAAAGACGAtgcaattaaaaaagaaatattacaaaacAACTTAGATGATATTGCTGATTTTTTAGATATAAgtgataataatagtaatattaaaataaaaaacagaactaataatgaagaaaatgaaacTCCAGTTAAATCAAaaatacaagaaaaaataataacattagAAAGCACACCATTGAATTCAATAAAAGATTGTGAAGCACTAGGTGAAATATTAGCATCTAGGatacaaaaatgtaaagCTAAAAGTGTAGCTATAGAAAGATTTCTATCAATTATTCTTCAAGCATGTGATGGAAAATTAGAGGATAAAGAGTTACAATGTGTAAATAGGAAAATACAAGAAATTATTGAACaaagagaaaagaaaaaaagatatgcacaaataaataaaaaaaagccaaatgaagtaaaaaattccatgaaaaattataaagatgAAGTAGATATGATATATGGCGATTTATCATATGATGAAGATGAATACGAGAATGAAGGTGCTGACGAATATTTTGAAGAATATTAG
- the PmUG01_11045900 gene encoding conserved Plasmodium protein, unknown function — protein MDPSYNKLRTVELQKRKVTQSKNPSNISERKLTNVFAPKDFDEDSTIVVCNFPQKTTINDCRNFMQWLGPVIKVEKIPSFLQESNYLVVFCSPYFAKIALETPLLYENKTKLFTRVVEKRETLWKSINDIISTNINFFS, from the exons ATGGACCCGTCCTACAACAAATTAAGGACAGTGGAAttgcaaaaaagaaaagttacTCAGTCAAAAAACCCATCAAATATATCTGAAAGGAAGCTAACAAATGTTTTTGCG CCGAAGGACTTTGATGAAGACTCGACAATAGTTGTTTGTAATTTTCCTCAAAAAACGACAATAAATGACTGCAGAAATTTTATGCAATGGTTGGGCCCAGTCATAAAAGTAGAGAAAATACCATCGTTTCTCCAGGAGAGCAATTACCTTGTCGTTTTTTGCAGTCCTTACTTTGCAAAG ATAGCACTGGAAACCCCGTTATtgtatgaaaataaaacaaaactaTTTACGAGAGTAGTGGAAAAGCGTGAAACTCTTTGGAAAAGTATTAACGACATAATTTCAACcaacattaattttttttcataa
- the PmUG01_11045500 gene encoding conserved Plasmodium protein, unknown function, translated as MRIICTPNIYASATLKSRIFPRSFGIQVKKCEGYILQFDKYSCYFTVRRSFIRIDKKFYNTNNSEKNLNELLNNVQKILNDNNFFVYIKNKERYDEKDISFKKAKKEEVDMFKLLNLLNKILVLINEKDNFKITIWKSPIFLDFLSLIKLKMSFFNFHEMFLFALCFSKIQFIPQMLLEEMILTIKEERYLHNFFKDDMNKFFQFLLILSNMKNIKNASVNLNFITFINNYIQVILNNIKKEEAKNEGELGHYQNNNNNVLGQNEGAYSREKKCISLDCYMLLCTSLCNLNVRNVVLLHEVSNEIVGILDGKNFDNILDKKFEVDIAKKLVNIYLSYATLGCTNYYFYDQLNAYLYNVIELLPMSSSLTLLLSIATLKEQADFNFPLCILSILEKKFLNKFYSLDGKDLLLLIYLYTYLKLYISNYHSYVCMFDYLFNIEHFSATNEEDKVKLFQIYVSLTHDYERTQGVGMLAHGNLDCQMRETDQMRKTNQTKDEKTNLSTEQNDNDDNMNKQCDRDALYSVYKINKIVVEKLEQKGILQKIQENMELGSEQDATDLKEEIQDQIDKLQVLLNTDFNDTIFKVKNIRKNKTVHNYYLSHIYLDIEKERDSIKKDSQKVIINFYINKLGNDVNNQIDIYTNMKRQHIKCLNIKYILVDLQQWKNFTHEEKKKFLIYEIMGV; from the coding sequence ATGAGGATAATATGCACACCgaatatatatgcaagtgCTACTTTGAAGAGTAGAATTTTCCCCAGATCGTTTGGAATACAAGTTAAGAAATGCGAGGGATATATCCTGCAATTTGACAAATACAGCTGTTATTTTACAGTGAGGCGTAGTTTCATAAGAATTgataaaaagttttataacACGAATAATTcggaaaaaaatttaaatgaactTTTAAACAATGTTCAGAAAATTCTGAAcgacaataatttttttgtgtatattaaaaataaagaaagatatgatgaaaaagatatatcttttaaaaaagcaaaaaaggaagaagtagatatgtttaaattgttaaacttattaaataaaatattagttttaataaatgaaaaggataATTTCAAAATAACGATATGGAAAAGTCCCATATTTCTTGACTTCTTATCACTTATTAAGTTAAAaatgtctttttttaattttcatgaaatgtttttatttgcattatGCTTTTCGAAAATACAGTTTATACCACAAATGTTGTTGGAAGAAATGATATTAACTATTAAAGAAGAAAGATacttacataattttttcaaagatgatatgaataaattttttcaatttttattaattttatcaaatatgaaaaatataaaaaatgcatcCGTAAATTTAAACTTTATCAcctttataaataattacattcaagtaatattaaataacattaaaaaggaagaagCTAAAAATGAGGGGGAATTAGGACActatcaaaataataataataatgttctTGGACAGAATGAAGGAGCATATAGTAGGGAAAAGAAGTGTATAAGTCTGGATTGTTATATGCTGCTGTGCACATCCTTGTGTAATTTGAACGTACGAAATGTAGTGCTATTACACGAAGTAAGCAATGAAATTGTAGGTATATTGGATggtaaaaattttgataacattttagataaaaaattCGAAGTTGATATAGCAAAGAAACTAgtgaatatatatctatCGTATGCCACATTAGGTTGTActaactattatttttatgatcaGTTAAACGCGTACTTGTATAATGTAATTGAATTGCTGCCAATGTCTAGCTCATTGACTCTACTATTATCCATCGCTACGTTAAAAGAACAAGCagattttaattttccatTGTGCATTTTGTccatattagaaaaaaaatttttaaataaattttattctcTTGATGGTAAAgatttattgttattaatttatttatatacctacttaaaattgtatatttccAATTATCATTCGTACGTGTGTATGTTTGATTACCTATTTAATATTGAACATTTTAGTGCAACAAATGAAGAGGACAAAGTAAAACTGTTCCAAATTTATGTTTCACTAACTCATGATTATGAGAGAACTCAAGGGGTAGGCATGTTAGCGCATGGAAATTTAGACTGTCAGATGAGGGAAACGGATCAGATGAGAAAGACAAATCAAACGAAGGATGAGAAAACAAATTTGTCAACTGAACAAAATGATAACGATGACAATATGAACAAGCAATGCGACAGAGATGCATTATAcagtgtatataaaataaacaaaatagttGTTGAAAAATTAGAACAAAAAGGAATCTTGCAGAAAATTCAAGAAAATATGGAACTAGGTAGTGAGCAAGACGCAACGGAtctaaaagaagaaatacaAGATCAAATAGACAAATTACAAGTCTTACTAAACACCGATTTTAACGATACAAtatttaaagtaaaaaatataaggaaaaataaaactgtgcataattattacttaagtcatatttatttagacATAGAAAAGGAAAGGGatagtattaaaaaagattctcaaaaagttattattaatttttatataaataagctAGGTAATGATGTAAACAACCAAATAGATATTTACACAAATATGAAAAGACAACacataaaatgtttaaacatcaaatatattttggtTGACTTACAACAGTGGAAAAATTTTACGcatgaagagaaaaaaaaattcttgaTTTATGAGATTATGGGTGTCTGA
- the PmUG01_11045200 gene encoding conserved Plasmodium protein, unknown function, protein MDEYVLLAFFIGFLILSGITALRALVVYSRKDEKNRSIYFFIKFLVVIGFVLCWDTVILLPIDVYYNLSHDIKKYVNIFTLYRSYYWACLVFIFFLTPITNTIYLEPEKQTRSHRRNNYDNNNNNNNNYYYFGSSYGNTKSKKGSSRRNTGQGNEVDIYKYKKLFSKILSATFFSFVLAFCLFFLTYLAVKKFTISLDAQDCKLWYPYIENTNKKDFLKYNIRKIESCQNIVHTNIKVNIDLNFNDYIVIFMLFVGLHFFSFYVAIGLASFPLSLIRSYIYRKKKIKEDDFKYELSLINRKATRLMNITEMLQTERKQIYKVNYCISFIKYIRYKRQKKILSYMVHKLEKDYENLLDNYNNPTNKHFVKNNLIVISMIIYTLIASYMLICALSGFIYFCSELHLGLVFALEKKDTYLNSFLLNICLFFFVSSGAALFSTKILNAYSRRSHAIFFFDLTLRKLGIIGQAYANNALLYFVLVINLLTVIVFFFPKKCSLSCLSVPSKFFKISDEVYDGQEIDLESNTASDNIDKQHFKATKLFK, encoded by the exons ATGGACGAGTATGTATTGCTAGCTTTTTTTATTGGcttcttaattttatcaGGAATAACAGCGTTGAGAGCATTAGTAGTATACAGCCGTAAAGACGAAAAGAATCGAtctatttacttttttataaaatttcttgTTGTTATAGGATTTGTTCTGTGTTGGGATACGGTAATATTACTTCCGATTGatgtttattataatttatcgcatgatataaaaaaatatgtaaatatatttaccttATATAGATCCTATTACTGGGCATGCTTagtcttcattttttttttaacaccAATTACAAACACTATTTATTTAGAGCCAGAAAAGCAGACTCGCTCCCATAGGCGAAATAATTATgacaacaataacaataataataataattattattattttggcAGTAGTTATGGCAATACTAAGAGTAAGAAAGGAAGTAGTAGGCGTAATACAGGACAAGGCAATGAAGTggacatatataaatataagaagcttttttcaaaaatattatcagCCACTTTTTTCTCCTTTGTTTTAgcattttgcttatttttcttGACATACTTGgctgttaaaaaatttaccaTATCATTAGATGCACAAGATTGTAAATTATGGTACCCTTATATTGAAAacacaaataaaaaggactttttaaaatataatattcgaAAAATCGAAAGTTGTCAGAACAttgtacatacaaatatcAAAGTGAATATAGACTTAAATTTTAACGActatattgtaatatttatgttatttgtcgggcttcattttttttcattttacgtTGCAATCGGGTTGGCGTCCTTTCCCTTAAGCTTAATTagatcatatatatacagaaaaaaaaaaataaaagaagatgATTTCAAATATGAGCTCTCattaataaatagaaaagcAACCAGGCTAATGAACATTACAGAAATGTTACAAACAGAAAGGaagcaaatatataaagtgaACTACTGCATAtcgtttattaaatatataagatataAGAGACAGAAAAAAATTCTCAGTTATATGGTGCATAAACTAGAAAAAGACTATGAAAATCTATTAGATAACTACAATAACCCTACAAATAAA CACTTTGTGAAAAACAACTTAATCGTAATTTCGATGATCATCTATACACTGATTGCGTCCTATATGCTTATCTGCGCATTGTCTGGGTTCATTTATTTCTGCTCCGAG CTCCATCTAGGACTTGTTTTTgctttagaaaaaaaagatacataTTTGAACTCCTTCCTTTTGAACatatgcctttttttttttgtttcatctGGAGCGGCGTTATTCTCAACG AAAATACTTAACGCTTATTCAAGGCGCTCTCacgcaatttttttttttgacctGACCTTAAGAAAGCTTGGTATTATTGG ACAAGCATATGCAAACAATGCGTTGTTATACTTCGTTTTAGTGATAAACTTGTTAACGGTCATCGTATTTTTCTTCCCAAAAAAGTGCAGCCTTAGTTGCTTATCTGTGccttcaaaattttttaaaattagcgATGAGGTATACGATGGACAAGAAATAGATTTGGAAAGTAACACTGCTTCAGACAACATTGACAAGCAGCACTTCAAGGCAACAAAACTGTTCAAATAG
- a CDS encoding histone H3 variant, putative: MARTKQTARKSTGGKAPRKQLASKAARKSAPVSTGIKKPHRYRPGTVALREIRKFQKSTDLLIRKLPFQRLVREIAQEYKTDLRFQSQAVLALQEAAEAYLVGLFEDTNLCAIHAKRVTIMPKDIQLARRIRGERS, translated from the coding sequence atgGCAAGGACAAAACAAACGGCAAGAAAGTCCACAGGAGGAAAAGCTCCAAGAAAACAACTCGCTTCGAAAGCAGCAAGAAAATCAGCTCCCGTATCAACTGGTATAAAGAAACCCCACAGATATCGACCAGGAACAGTTGCCTTAAGAGAAATTAGAAAATTTCAGAAATCAACGGACTtgttaataagaaaattgcCATTTCAAAGATTAGTAAGAGAAATTGCACAAGAATATAAAACAGACTTAAGGTTTCAATCACAAGCAGTTTTAGCATTACAAGAAGCAGCTGAGGCATATTTGGTAGGACTTTTTGAAGATACCAACTTGTGTGCAATTCATGCAAAAAGAGTTACTATCATGCCAAAGGACATTCAGTTAGCTAGACGTATACGTGGGGAGAGAtcttaa
- the MDH gene encoding malate dehydrogenase, putative translates to MPKISLIGSGYIGALVGQLCLVDNLGDVVLYDVVQGVPQGKGLDLKHLSTILGVNRIITGTNNIEDIKDSDVIVITAGVQRKEGMSREDLIGVNGKIMKSVAESVKTYSPNAFVICVSNPLDIMVNVFHKYSNLPHEKICGMAGILDTARFRTLLAEKLNVSPANINAIILGGHGDLMVPLERYCSVSGIPLSEFVKKNLITSKDINEVIEKTRDMGAEIIKLAKSSAAFAPAAAIVNMIKSFLYNQNKLFTCAVYLNGLYKCSDLFVGSTTFINNKGVYPIEFPLTQEEQQLYDKSIEHVKVNVKKAFDIIN, encoded by the coding sequence atgcCGAAGATATCGCTTATCGGAAGTGGCTATATAGGAGCCCTAGTGGGTCAGTTGTGCTTGGTGGACAACCTGGGGGATGTTGTTTTGTATGATGTAGTGCAGGGGGTACCACAAGGGAAAGGATTAGATTTAAAACACCTTAGTACCATACTAGGGGTGAATAGGATAATAACAGGTACGAACAATATTGAAGATATAAAAGATTCAGATGTAATTGTAATAACAGCAGGTGTGCAAAGAAAAGAGGGCATGAGTAGAGAAGATTTGATAGGtgtaaatggaaaaattatgaaaagtgTAGCTGAGTCTGTGAAAACATATAGTCCAAATGCATTTGTTATATGTGTAAGTAATCCACTTGATATTATGGTAAATGTATTTCATAAGTATAGTAATTTACCgcatgaaaaaatatgtggTATGGCTGGTATATTAGATACAGCAAGATTTAGAACATTACTAgctgaaaaattaaatgtttcACCAGCAAATATTAATGCAATCATTTTAGGAGGGCATGGTGATTTAATGGTACCTTTAGAAAGATATTGTTCTGTGTCAGGTATACCTCTTTCcgaatttgtaaaaaaaaatttaattacaaGCAAAGATATTAATGAAGTTATTGAAAAAACTAGAGATATGGGAGcagaaattattaaattagcTAAATCATCTGCTGCTTTTGCCCCTGCTGCTGCTATTgttaatatgataaaatcatttttgtataatcaaaataaattatttacatgcgcagtttatttaaatggtttatataaatgttctGATTTGTTTGTTGGTTCAACTACTTTTATAAACAACAAAGGGGTTTATCCAATAGAATTTCCCCTTACGCAGGAGGAGCAACAACTGTACGATAAGTCAATTGAGCATGTCAAAGTCAATGTTAAGAAGGCATTTGACATAATTAATTAA